The Nostoc sp. 'Lobaria pulmonaria (5183) cyanobiont' genome window below encodes:
- a CDS encoding transposase, with amino-acid sequence METILAHAHTLMYTILALMPSRYQRDNLEAMLGLFLAADGKPLPHYSKSKSESALSRFLNTYKWPTRKLIRHLRQQAIEQVNSHCPLGRKAFLQVIIDLTTLEKCGQFKAFKNLITVYNGKRGLHIVVLYLVVGQWRIPWNFRVWRGKGTASPSQIALRMVRHLPKDLTKRFRVKILADTAFGTKDFINNLRKLKYHAVIGIGCNRKLVNGYPVKLLHRRGQQVRLVGLDFPVTLS; translated from the coding sequence ATGGAAACCATTCTTGCCCACGCCCATACCCTAATGTATACGATTCTGGCATTGATGCCTAGCCGTTATCAACGAGACAACTTGGAAGCAATGTTAGGGCTGTTTCTAGCAGCAGACGGAAAACCTTTGCCACACTACAGTAAATCCAAATCTGAAAGTGCTTTAAGTAGATTTTTGAATACCTATAAATGGCCTACTCGCAAGCTAATTCGCCATCTTCGCCAACAGGCAATTGAGCAAGTTAACAGTCATTGTCCATTGGGAAGAAAAGCGTTTCTACAAGTAATAATTGACCTGACAACTTTAGAGAAATGTGGTCAATTTAAAGCATTTAAAAATCTAATAACCGTTTACAACGGGAAACGAGGCTTGCATATAGTAGTTTTATATTTGGTAGTTGGACAATGGCGTATACCCTGGAATTTTCGTGTCTGGAGAGGTAAAGGGACGGCTAGTCCGTCTCAAATAGCATTACGAATGGTACGTCATTTACCCAAAGATTTAACCAAACGATTTCGGGTAAAAATTCTCGCTGATACTGCTTTTGGTACTAAGGATTTTATCAACAATCTTCGGAAACTAAAATATCATGCTGTTATTGGTATTGGTTGTAATCGCAAGTTGGTTAATGGTTATCCAGTTAAACTTCTACATCGTCGAGGACAACAAGTCCGACTTGTTGGATTAGATTTCCCTGTTACTCTTTCTTAG